CTTCACCAACATGAAGAAAGAGGGCAAGCTTTCTGAAGCTCCCGTCAAGGAGCTTATCAGCCAATACCCCGCCTCGCTGTGCAAACTCTTCATGTATTCCCTTGTCCAGAACGTCGGCACGTATTGCGGCACCGTCTATGTCGCCATCTACATGCGTACGGTACTGAAAATGCCTGCTACCGATGTGGGCTTCATCGTGCTTATTGCCGTGACGTGCGCGGCACTGCTCATACCAGTGTTCGGACTCGTCACCGACCGCATCGGCCCCGTCAAAACACTGGTGGCCTGCTACGTCTGTTATATTGCGCTGAGTTACCCCTGTTACGCCCTGATGGGCAATGGCTTTGGCATGGCCATAGCTGCGCTGGTAACCACCATGATTCCTTACGCCCTGTGCCAGGCCGGGTCATACGCCATGTATCCTGAGCTGTTGCCGCCACGCGTGCGCAGCACCGGAGTTTCGTTCGGGCACAGCATGGGAGCCGTCCTGGGTGGAGCTACCACGCCGTTTCTGGCCACCTGGCTCATCTCCAAATTCAACGACATCATGATTCCCGCCTACATCCTCATTTTTGTGGGTGCCTTGGGCTTATTCAATCTACTTTCGCTTAAAAAGGCCGACCCCTCCGAGGGGCGTCGTTTCCGGTAACGAACCATCTTTAAACGGCAACACTCAGGAGAATATATGGAACTTTTTGATTGCACCCTTCGTGATGGCGGCAACGTGCTTGGCAACGGCTTTCCGGCCGAACTGACGACACTGATGCTGCACGGGCTTGTTGATTGCGGCATACGCTACATTGAGTACGGCAATGCCAATGGCATGGGCGCAGGCGAAGAACAGGGAAAAACGGCTCCGCTTACGGACGCTGCATACCTGGCCCTGGCAAAGCCGCTGGTGGACAAGGCCCGTCTGGGCATGTTTCTTGGCGCGGGCAACGCCACCGATGCACGTGTGGAAGCCGCTGCGGCAAACGGTTTGAGTTTTCTGCGCGTCGGGGCCAATGCCGGCGATGGCGACAAAGCGCGTCGAGCCGTGGAACTGGTAAAAAAATACAAGCTTGAGGCCTGTTATTCATTGATGAAGGCCTATGTGCTCAGCCCGGACGCTCTGGCAGACGAAGCTGCCCGGCTGCAGGACATGGGCGTGGACATGGTGACCATTATGGACTCGGCCGGAACCATGATGCCGGATGAAGTCAGCTGCTATGTAGAAAAAATGGTGCGCCGGGTTGACATTCCTGTGGGATTTCACGGGCACAATAATCTGGGGCTGTCAGTGTCAAACGCCGTTGCGGCATTCAGGGAAGGGGCCAGCATAATCGATTGCGGCCTGATGGGCATGGCCCGCAGCGCCGGTAATCTGGCCACAGAAATTGCGGTGGCCGTTTTTGACCGCCTTGGAATCCGCACGGCCGACCTGAACTCCCTCTTGCGGTTTATTGACGAAAAGCTGGCCCCCGCCATGGAAAAACATGGTTACAAGCCTCCGGTTGTTCCCCTGGACCTGGTGTTTGGCCTGGCGGGTTGCCATTCATCCAACACAGCGGCATTGCTCGAAGCCTCAAAGGAATTCGGCGTGGACGTTTTTCGTCTTACAATGTCCGTTTCCGCCGAGAACCGTAAAAATCCCTCAAAAGACCTCATCAGGGAACATGCCCACAAGCTTGCCGCTGGCGTGCTTGCCACGTGTGACTGATACTCTGCCACAAAGTATTCATCATCCTGGCCTTGTGGCTGACGGGCAACCGGGAGCCTGACCAGGACGTGCACACATATAACAAAGAGCCATGGCGGCAAAACGGTTTATTGCCAGGGTGGGCATGCGGTCCAATGCATGTCCGCCCTGGCTTCGCCGCTGGCAGGGCGACCCCGCCTGAGCACTAGAGCATTTAACACTTGAAATGCTCGCGTACGGCAGGCAAAAGCCCGCCTACTCGCATTTCGTGGCAAGGATTTTCAGAAAAATCCTTGCAGAGCATTTAGCTCATTTCATTCGTAAACTGCTCTAAGGGAGATATCCCTGCTGAAAAGCGGCCGCCCGCGCCCGCACCAGATTCGCCTTTGTCATGCACGGCTAACGCTTTATGGGAAATTGCCGATACTCAGGGTAAATGCCTGACGTTTGACCCATAAAAGCAGTAGGGGCGCAGCATGGATTTTTTTGATCAGATCATGGCGTATTCGTTCCTGAAAAGCGGCAGCCTGGAGCTTTTGCTTAACAACATGCCCCAGCGCACAACCGCGCCGAGCGGCAAGTCCGGCAGGCAGATCATGGCCGAGGCGCTCACAGGAAAAATCAGGAGCAACGCCGCCATGCTCCGGCAAGGCGCAAAAAATGCCTCCGAGGCTGCCTCCATGGCTGGCAGCATCGCAAACGCCGCTTCTTCCCTGAGCGCCACATTGAGCGAGATGCTTGCCCTTGCGCAAAAAGTGCAGGCAGACCCCAGCCAGAGCGCCACGGCAAGCCCCGCGTTTAAAGCCCTGGCCACAACACTTGCCGCCACGGTATCCGGCACGCAGTACAATGGCATATCCCTCCTGGACGGTGATGCCTGGAGCACGGACAAGCGCCTGACCGTCAGCGGCGACGGCGCCACGGCCACAGTGCCGATCCAGTTGGGCTATGGAACCTCAACATTTTCCCTGTATAGCTTGTCAGGACTGAAAGAATTGACCACGGTAGATTTGAACACCATCTCGGCTGCGGATTTGACGGCGCTCACGAACTCTCTGACAGATTACGGCAGTATACTCACAACGCTCAATTCGAATTACACGTCGTTGGCAACGTCCTATACAAGTGAAAAAAACTTTATGATTGAACAGGCCGAAATACTTGCCCGCGCGGCAAAAAACGCGCTGCCCGATGAAACGGACCCCTTGTTGCGCAGCCGAGGCGCAATAGTATCCTCCCTGGGCTGAGGCCTTTACGCCTGTACCTGCCGCGCGACTCCTGAACACGACAACACGGAATACCGCTGGCTGGTTGCGATCATCCTTCCACCCCCTGCCCTGTGGCCCCCCGGCGCAAGACATCTCCAGCGCAAGATTTTCCGGCGCAAAGCCCCACAGCGCAAAACCTCTCGAGCGCAAGATTTTCCGGCGCAAGACATCTCCAGCGCAAGCCCCCTCCAGCGCAAGGCCCTCCGGCGCAAGTCTTTCCGGCGCAAGTCCCCTGGCTGGCAGATTTGCCAGGGCGTCATCCCGGGGCTGCACCGCATCCTTGCATTGCCTCAACCATAGTTCTGGGCTATGGATAGCGCCCTTGCTCGCGCAAACCTGCATCACTGTACTTTCCCCTGTTCTGCACTATTTTAAAGTAGGCCGATGTTGAGAATGTGCATTCTCGGCGCGGTAGAGCATTTTGCCATGAAAAGGCGCATGCTCTGCTGTTGCGTGAGAGTACAGCGCGCTGCAGCGTGGCGCGGATTCGGCTGAAAATACGATTTTGAGCAGAATAAAAAATTGAAATGCACAGCATTTCAAAGGTGATTTGATATACCAGGAGACATAATGGCAGACATACTGATTTTATTGCTGGTCTTTGGCGGCATTGCGGTTTTTTACCTGCTTGCCCTCAAAAAAGGCTGGCTGCCCATGGACCGCATGAATTGTGGCTGAGTGCCCTTCGACAAGCGGCGTGCCCAGCTTGAAGAAGACGAACGCAGAAAGGCCAGAGCGAAACGGCGAAAATAAGAATGACCCGGCAAGCCGGGGCAA
The window above is part of the Desulfovibrio sp. genome. Proteins encoded here:
- a CDS encoding 4-hydroxy-2-oxovalerate aldolase — its product is MELFDCTLRDGGNVLGNGFPAELTTLMLHGLVDCGIRYIEYGNANGMGAGEEQGKTAPLTDAAYLALAKPLVDKARLGMFLGAGNATDARVEAAAANGLSFLRVGANAGDGDKARRAVELVKKYKLEACYSLMKAYVLSPDALADEAARLQDMGVDMVTIMDSAGTMMPDEVSCYVEKMVRRVDIPVGFHGHNNLGLSVSNAVAAFREGASIIDCGLMGMARSAGNLATEIAVAVFDRLGIRTADLNSLLRFIDEKLAPAMEKHGYKPPVVPLDLVFGLAGCHSSNTAALLEASKEFGVDVFRLTMSVSAENRKNPSKDLIREHAHKLAAGVLATCD